Proteins co-encoded in one Acinetobacter lwoffii genomic window:
- the ptsP gene encoding phosphoenolpyruvate--protein phosphotransferase, which produces MSNMQLDTLRRIVQEINASTSLHESLDIMVKHVAEAMQVDVCSIYLLDERNQRYLLMASKGLNAESVGHVSLQTGEGLVGLVGQREEIVNLDNAPKHERFLFLPETGEEIYNSFLGVPVMYRRKVMGVLVVQNKESQDFSEAAESFLVTLCAQLSGVIAHAHAVGNIDVFRKPSNLPAYKTFQGVSGSGGIALGRAVILYPPADLAAVPDREADDISEELELLDNALNSVREEIQSLDDKMQDALMAEERALFSVFLRMLDENALPSEIKAFIREGHWAQGAVRIVIDNHVAQFSQMEDDYLRERVADLKDLGRRILARLQEADASHRELTDESILIGEEISTAALVELPVDKIAAIVTTEGAMNSHMVIVARALGIPTVVGVTELPINTLDDVEMIVDAHQGRVFINPPRRLRSRYKEIQKEEEQIAKDLRQYETKDAITPDGVAVKLYVNTGLMIDVVRGVQRGAKGVGLYRSEIPFMLRDRFPGEEEQRAIYRQQLSHFANKPVVMRTLDIGADKDLPYFSIEEENSALGWRGIRFTLDHPEIFSSQIRAMLKASIGLNNLHILLPMVTSVSEVEEALYLLERDHAAIQEEEQVKVNKPKLGIMVEVPSVLHQIDEFSELVDFFSVGSNDLTQYLLAVDRNNPRVANVYSHLHPAVLRALTRLVQDCHRNEKPVSICGEMAGDPLSAVLLMAMGFNTLSMSSSNILRVRKTICHVPMSDAQELLQHVLKMDNPLMVKSWLEYYFRTHGLGDMVKSASRMVSA; this is translated from the coding sequence ATGTCGAATATGCAACTGGACACCTTGAGACGTATTGTTCAGGAGATCAATGCGTCCACCAGTTTGCATGAATCACTCGACATTATGGTCAAGCATGTGGCCGAGGCCATGCAGGTTGATGTCTGCTCGATCTATCTCCTCGATGAACGCAATCAGCGTTATCTGCTCATGGCGTCTAAAGGCCTGAATGCAGAATCTGTCGGCCATGTGTCTTTGCAGACCGGTGAGGGTCTGGTGGGCCTGGTTGGACAACGTGAAGAAATTGTCAATCTGGACAATGCCCCTAAACATGAGCGCTTCCTGTTTTTACCTGAAACCGGTGAGGAAATTTATAACTCCTTCCTCGGTGTGCCGGTGATGTACCGCCGTAAGGTCATGGGTGTACTGGTGGTTCAGAATAAAGAATCACAGGACTTTTCTGAAGCTGCTGAATCCTTTCTGGTCACACTCTGCGCGCAGCTTTCTGGCGTCATCGCCCATGCCCATGCCGTTGGCAATATCGATGTATTCCGTAAGCCGAGCAACCTGCCCGCCTATAAAACCTTTCAGGGAGTTTCTGGCTCCGGTGGCATTGCCTTAGGTCGTGCAGTGATTCTGTATCCACCAGCAGATCTTGCCGCAGTCCCTGACCGTGAAGCGGATGACATTAGCGAAGAACTGGAGCTATTAGATAACGCCCTGAATTCAGTCCGCGAAGAAATTCAGTCGCTAGATGACAAAATGCAGGATGCGTTGATGGCCGAGGAACGCGCACTGTTTAGCGTGTTTTTGCGTATGCTGGATGAAAATGCCCTGCCTTCAGAAATCAAGGCCTTTATTCGTGAAGGGCACTGGGCACAAGGCGCGGTGCGAATTGTCATTGACAATCATGTGGCACAATTCTCCCAGATGGAAGATGACTATTTACGTGAGCGGGTGGCGGACTTAAAAGATCTGGGCCGCCGTATTCTGGCGCGTTTACAGGAAGCCGATGCCAGTCACCGTGAATTGACCGATGAAAGTATTCTGATTGGTGAGGAAATATCGACGGCTGCACTGGTTGAACTACCTGTAGATAAAATTGCCGCGATTGTCACTACCGAAGGCGCCATGAACTCGCATATGGTGATCGTGGCGCGTGCCCTTGGCATTCCCACCGTAGTCGGTGTAACCGAACTGCCAATCAATACCCTCGATGATGTGGAGATGATTGTCGATGCGCATCAGGGTCGGGTCTTTATTAATCCGCCACGTCGCCTGCGCAGTCGCTATAAAGAAATTCAAAAAGAAGAAGAACAGATTGCCAAAGATTTGCGTCAGTACGAAACCAAAGATGCAATTACCCCGGATGGCGTCGCCGTAAAACTGTACGTCAACACCGGCCTGATGATTGATGTGGTGCGTGGCGTGCAGCGCGGTGCCAAAGGTGTCGGTTTATACCGTTCTGAAATTCCGTTTATGTTGCGTGACCGCTTCCCGGGCGAGGAAGAACAACGTGCGATTTATCGTCAGCAACTCAGTCATTTTGCCAATAAACCGGTGGTGATGCGAACGCTGGACATTGGTGCAGACAAAGACCTGCCGTATTTCTCGATTGAAGAAGAAAATTCGGCACTCGGCTGGCGTGGCATTCGTTTTACCCTGGATCATCCGGAAATTTTTTCTTCACAGATTCGCGCCATGCTCAAAGCCAGTATCGGACTGAATAACCTGCATATTCTGCTGCCGATGGTGACCAGTGTCAGCGAGGTCGAGGAAGCGCTCTATCTGCTGGAACGTGACCATGCGGCGATTCAAGAAGAAGAACAGGTCAAGGTAAATAAACCAAAACTCGGCATCATGGTGGAAGTGCCGAGTGTGCTTCATCAGATTGATGAATTTTCCGAACTGGTGGATTTCTTCTCGGTCGGCTCCAACGATCTGACCCAATATCTGTTGGCTGTGGATCGCAATAATCCACGGGTAGCCAATGTCTATTCACATTTACACCCTGCAGTACTGCGTGCCCTGACCCGTCTGGTGCAGGACTGTCATCGTAATGAAAAACCGGTCAGTATCTGCGGTGAAATGGCGGGCGATCCGCTGTCTGCAGTTTTGCTCATGGCCATGGGCTTTAATACCCTGTCGATGAGTTCCAGTAATATTTTGCGGGTACGTAAAACCATTTGTCATGTTCCGATGAGTGATGCACAAGAATTGCTGCAACATGTGTTAAAAATGGACAATCCGCTCATGGTAAAAAGCTGGTTAGAATATTATTTCAGAACCCATGGTTTAGGGGATATGGTGAAATCTGCATCACGTATGGTGAGTGCCTAA
- a CDS encoding DUF7230 family protein, protein MAKKKTAEQVVIHNFVAKHMHEVNKSQVFVDRKKNSKRGYNKHRQGRYSMEDRPFLMAA, encoded by the coding sequence ATGGCCAAGAAAAAAACAGCCGAGCAGGTAGTGATCCACAATTTTGTGGCAAAACACATGCATGAAGTCAACAAAAGCCAGGTTTTTGTAGATCGAAAGAAAAATTCAAAACGTGGCTACAACAAGCACAGACAAGGGCGATATTCCATGGAAGATCGCCCTTTTTTAATGGCCGCTTAA
- a CDS encoding IS5/IS1182 family transposase — MPRKFQSKDLKKQKKSYSGKKKTYTFKVQAMIHYKTQQIMSLCTSRGAVHDFELFKRNLNQIPFGAFILADKGYQGIYVLYPNSLLPLKAKRHCKLDPELKIYNQEINKRRIGIEHVFGSLKTFKILAERYRNRGKRLGLRFNLIAGIYNLELSKK, encoded by the coding sequence ATGCCACGGAAATTCCAATCCAAAGACCTAAAAAAACAGAAGAAAAGCTATAGCGGCAAGAAAAAGACCTATACCTTTAAAGTACAGGCCATGATTCACTACAAAACTCAGCAAATTATGAGTTTATGTACCAGTCGCGGTGCAGTGCATGATTTCGAGTTGTTCAAACGCAATTTAAACCAGATTCCTTTTGGGGCTTTTATCCTTGCAGATAAAGGCTATCAGGGGATTTATGTGTTGTATCCGAATAGCCTGTTGCCATTAAAAGCCAAAAGACACTGTAAATTGGATCCTGAATTGAAAATCTATAATCAAGAAATCAATAAAAGAAGAATCGGAATTGAGCATGTATTTGGCAGCCTGAAAACCTTCAAAATTCTTGCTGAGCGTTATCGAAATAGAGGTAAAAGGCTTGGTTTGAGATTCAATTTAATCGCTGGAATCTACAACTTGGAGCTGAGTAAAAAATGA
- a CDS encoding transposase family protein translates to MKYIDSNKLSDPQFKRYTGISWSTFYLMVEQLQKHVSAKGRPPKLSLEDQVLLCLSYWREYRTLFHVATSYGVSEPTASRIVRHVEDCLIRSNLFNLPKDLPEGEGIDWNVVIVDATEIPIQRPKKTEEKL, encoded by the coding sequence ATGAAATACATCGATTCAAACAAGCTTTCTGATCCTCAGTTCAAGCGATACACAGGCATCTCATGGTCAACTTTCTATTTGATGGTTGAGCAATTGCAGAAGCATGTCTCTGCCAAAGGCAGACCGCCCAAGTTAAGCCTGGAGGATCAGGTTCTGCTCTGTCTGAGCTATTGGCGGGAATACCGAACCTTATTTCACGTTGCGACGAGTTACGGGGTTTCAGAGCCCACAGCCTCAAGAATTGTCCGTCATGTTGAAGACTGCCTGATTCGGTCCAATCTGTTTAATTTACCCAAAGATTTACCCGAGGGCGAAGGCATCGACTGGAATGTTGTGATCGTGGATGCCACGGAAATTCCAATCCAAAGACCTAAAAAAACAGAAGAAAAGCTATAG
- a CDS encoding catalase gives MSQDFKKCPVTHLTTEAGAPVVDNQNSMTAGARGPLLAQDLWLNEKLANFVREVIPERRMHAKGSGAFGTFTVTNDITQYSRAKIFSEVGKKTEMFARFSTVAGERGAADAERDIRGFALKFYTEEGNWDLVGNNTPVFFLRDARKFPDLNKAVKRDPKTNKRSATNNWDFWTLLPEALHQVTIVMSDRGIPTGYRHMHGFGSHTFSFINSQNERFWVKFHMRTQQGIQNLTDAEAADLIAKDRESSQTDLFDAIERGEYPKWKMYVQIMPELEAETVPYHPFDLTKVWPKGDYPLIEVGEFELNRNPENYFQDVEQAAFAPSNLVPGISYSPDRMLQARLVNYADAARYRVGVNHSQVPVNAARCPVHSNRRDGQGRMDGNYGSLPHYEPNSFSQWQEQPEFREPPLKITGDADFWDFREDDNDYFSQPRALFNLMNDQQKQALFNNTAGAMGDALDFIKYRHIRNCYACDPAYGQGVAKALGMTVADAQAARESDPAKGLPSFL, from the coding sequence ATGAGCCAAGATTTTAAAAAATGCCCTGTCACCCACCTGACCACTGAAGCTGGTGCGCCTGTGGTCGACAACCAGAACAGTATGACGGCAGGTGCGCGTGGACCTTTGCTTGCTCAGGATTTATGGCTGAATGAAAAACTGGCCAACTTTGTCCGTGAAGTGATTCCAGAGCGTCGTATGCATGCCAAAGGTTCAGGTGCTTTCGGTACCTTTACCGTGACCAATGATATTACCCAATATAGCCGCGCTAAAATTTTCTCTGAAGTCGGCAAAAAAACCGAAATGTTTGCGCGTTTCTCAACGGTGGCAGGTGAACGTGGCGCAGCCGATGCAGAACGTGATATTCGCGGTTTTGCCTTAAAATTCTATACTGAAGAAGGCAACTGGGATCTGGTCGGCAACAATACTCCGGTATTTTTCCTGCGGGATGCCCGCAAGTTCCCTGACCTGAATAAAGCAGTCAAACGTGACCCGAAAACCAACAAGCGCAGTGCCACCAATAACTGGGATTTCTGGACACTCTTGCCTGAAGCTCTGCATCAAGTGACTATTGTTATGTCGGATCGAGGGATCCCGACTGGTTACCGTCATATGCATGGTTTTGGCAGCCATACCTTTAGTTTTATCAATTCCCAGAATGAACGCTTCTGGGTGAAATTTCATATGCGTACCCAGCAAGGTATTCAAAACCTGACCGATGCTGAAGCTGCAGATTTGATTGCTAAAGATCGTGAAAGTAGTCAGACTGACCTATTTGATGCCATTGAGCGTGGTGAGTATCCAAAATGGAAAATGTACGTTCAGATCATGCCGGAACTGGAAGCCGAAACAGTGCCTTATCATCCATTTGACCTGACCAAAGTCTGGCCAAAGGGCGATTATCCACTGATTGAAGTCGGTGAATTCGAACTGAACCGCAATCCGGAAAACTATTTCCAGGATGTAGAACAGGCAGCCTTTGCACCAAGTAATCTTGTACCGGGCATCAGCTACTCACCGGACCGTATGTTACAGGCACGTTTAGTGAACTATGCCGACGCAGCGCGTTACCGTGTTGGCGTGAATCATTCACAGGTTCCAGTCAATGCTGCACGTTGTCCTGTACATTCGAACCGCCGTGATGGTCAAGGCCGCATGGATGGCAACTATGGTTCATTGCCACATTACGAGCCGAACAGTTTTAGCCAGTGGCAGGAACAACCGGAATTCAGAGAGCCTCCACTGAAAATCACCGGTGATGCCGATTTCTGGGATTTCCGTGAAGATGACAATGATTACTTCAGCCAGCCACGCGCCCTGTTCAACCTGATGAATGACCAGCAGAAACAGGCTCTGTTTAATAACACGGCCGGAGCGATGGGTGATGCGCTAGATTTCATTAAATACCGTCACATCCGCAACTGTTACGCTTGCGATCCAGCTTATGGGCAAGGCGTTGCTAAGGCCTTAGGTATGACTGTAGCAGATGCCCAAGCAGCACGTGAAAGCGATCCAGCCAAAGGTTTGCCTAGCTTTCTCTAA
- a CDS encoding thiol-disulfide oxidoreductase DCC family protein, with protein MHPNIEDIIQQYDIVLFDAVCVICNGWARFLIQYDKKIQFKLVSAQSPLGTALLEHYQMSTEHYTTMLVIQDGTLYTESTALLKVLQHLGFPFNLMSAGYLVPHFIRDFLYRVVALNRYKLFGKTKYCLIPSSENKRHFL; from the coding sequence ATGCATCCAAATATTGAAGACATCATTCAACAATACGACATCGTTTTATTTGATGCTGTTTGCGTGATCTGTAATGGCTGGGCACGGTTTTTGATTCAATACGATAAAAAGATTCAGTTTAAACTGGTCTCCGCCCAATCGCCTTTAGGTACAGCACTGCTCGAACATTATCAGATGTCTACTGAACATTACACCACCATGCTCGTCATTCAAGATGGCACACTCTATACGGAATCGACTGCCTTGCTGAAGGTGCTGCAGCATCTCGGTTTTCCCTTTAATTTAATGAGCGCAGGTTATTTGGTTCCACATTTTATCCGAGATTTTCTGTATCGTGTGGTCGCTTTAAATCGTTACAAGCTATTTGGTAAAACCAAGTATTGCCTGATTCCATCCAGCGAAAATAAACGCCATTTTCTGTAA